A portion of the Geobacter sp. genome contains these proteins:
- a CDS encoding DNA mismatch repair protein MutS: MTRKKGKTVKAKAKEFSARPFSAIKGLQVEQAAPPAPAPLVPAKGVEKSELDDDALFLREMAGLKRVRPAGTGEMERRKAPAPDGPVSPQVPVEERRLFLDTVKSLKLDVRFSDELPPGEKGGRRVAVNRLRQLQRGLIRIDLELDLHGLTREEALQSLAAFIGGAYRRGQQAVLVITGKGNNSPAEPVLLTAVAGWLREQGKGMVAEFAPAPRQLGGEGAYVVFLKAVKKEA, translated from the coding sequence ATGACCCGCAAGAAGGGAAAAACGGTCAAGGCAAAGGCCAAGGAGTTCTCTGCACGGCCCTTTTCCGCCATCAAGGGGCTGCAGGTGGAACAGGCTGCTCCGCCTGCACCTGCTCCACTTGTCCCCGCGAAAGGCGTGGAGAAGAGCGAGTTGGACGACGATGCCCTGTTCCTTCGGGAGATGGCCGGTCTGAAACGGGTCAGGCCGGCAGGTACGGGGGAGATGGAGAGGAGGAAGGCTCCGGCCCCTGACGGGCCGGTATCGCCCCAGGTCCCGGTGGAGGAGCGCAGGCTCTTCCTGGATACGGTGAAGAGCCTCAAGCTCGATGTCCGCTTTTCCGACGAACTTCCGCCGGGTGAAAAGGGGGGGCGCCGGGTTGCCGTCAACCGGCTTCGCCAGCTGCAGCGGGGGCTCATCCGCATCGACCTGGAACTTGACCTGCACGGTCTGACCCGTGAAGAGGCGCTGCAGAGCCTGGCCGCCTTCATTGGCGGTGCTTACCGGCGGGGGCAGCAGGCCGTGCTGGTGATCACCGGCAAGGGGAACAATTCGCCCGCCGAACCGGTGCTCCTGACCGCAGTTGCAGGCTGGCTGCGCGAACAGGGGAAGGGAATGGTGGCCGAATTTGCTCCTGCGCCGCGCCAGTTGGGAGGCGAAGGCGCCTACGTGGTCTTTCTGAAGGCAGTGAAAAAAGAAGCGTAA